The uncultured Carboxylicivirga sp. genomic interval TTTCAACAATGTTATTGGAAAAAGCCACCAATAAAGGTGGCTAATCTCAACAAATATGTTTTTAATAACTGGGTTGCTATTTTATGTTTTTGAACTGTTGTTATTCACTAGTTCTTTTTGTTGTTTGCACATGTTTTAATACCAAATGGCACATACAACGGACAAAAGCTAATTAAGCTGGTTAGTAAAAATACGATGGCCAAAATTAATAGTATTGTTCCGAGTAATCCGGTAATAACATTGGTCAGATATAATGCCGCTATTACAGCAGCAATAATAAATCGTACGATTTTATCTGCTGATCCCATATTCTTTTTCATAACTTAAATTTTAGGGTGATGATTATTAACTTATCAAATATTCAACAGATTAGCATCTAAAAAGTTTTACTTAAGCCTGTTGGGTTATTTTTCGATGCGGAACCAATCAAAATCGGCATATCCCGATGTGTTTTTGTTTGTGGTACTAAATACACCTACTTTAGCTCCTACCCAGCGTCCTTCTTTGGCAATAAATTCTTCGCCTATAGGCATGTACTTCTTGCCATTTTTACTATAGCTAAATTTGCAAATTACTTTTGGAACAATTTCTTTCAGATTCTCGGGATAAATATCCACTTTAAGGTATACCTCTTTATCATTAAAGGGAACTGTTTGAATAACTTTTTCCGATTTTCCACCACGGGCATCCAAACATTTTACCTGCTTTATTAAGTAGTTAGTATCAGTTTTTTCAATAGCAATGTATGAGTAATCCATTCCAAATACCAATAAGCCGGCTTGCTGACTTTGAGTTTCGAGTGTCATTTTAGTAATTGCCGAAAAGGTTGTTGCAGGTGTTTTCTGTAAAAGCAATCGGCCAATGTCCCACAAGTTTTGCTCAGGGTTAATGGTTTCGGGGAACAAGCGCAATACGCCTGCTTTTGCACTCAACGAATACCAATCAGCTTTGAAGTTTGAATTCCATTGCCATTGCAAGCCTAATTGATCCGATTCGAATTCATCACTTGTTTGAGGAATCATAACCGGCCAGGAGTTACCAACATTGGGTTTGGTATATTCCGAAACGGGTTCGCCAACTCCATTACCATCGTAATCAACACCCATTACCGGCCAATCATCTTCCCATCTCATGGGATTCAAGTGCACCACTCTTCCGTATGCATATCTGTCCTGAAAATGAATAAACC includes:
- a CDS encoding DUF2892 domain-containing protein, with amino-acid sequence MKKNMGSADKIVRFIIAAVIAALYLTNVITGLLGTILLILAIVFLLTSLISFCPLYVPFGIKTCANNKKN